One genomic window of Oryctolagus cuniculus chromosome 11, mOryCun1.1, whole genome shotgun sequence includes the following:
- the BANF2 gene encoding barrier-to-autointegration factor-like protein codes for MAHMSPKLRAFLSEPIGEKDVGCIDGISRELAINLVAKGFSKAYILLGQFLLMHKNETEFQNWIICCCGATECEAKRSSKCLKEWCTCFL; via the exons ATGGCTCACATGTCCCCCAAGCTCAGAGCCTTCCTCTCTGAACCCATTGGAGAAAAGGATGTTGGCTGTATAGACGGGATTAGCCGGGAGCTTGCCATCAATCTAGTCGCCAAAGGTTTCAGCAAG gcctacATCCTGTTGGGACAGTTCCTTCTGATGCACAAGAACGAAACTGAGTTTCAGAACTGGATCATTTGTTGTTGTGGTGCCACCGAGTGTGAGGCCAAGAGGAGCTCCAAATGTCTCAAGGAGTGGTGCACCTGCTTCCTGTAG